One genomic segment of Rubripirellula amarantea includes these proteins:
- a CDS encoding HAD-IA family hydrolase, whose protein sequence is MPPKHFEWVVFDATGTLFFPSPEPAGAYLSVAQTHGLESPDSLDAMRRKLAAAMRNHFSADAAKDPTDETRERARWKRIVADCFADQSTIFIDRVFDDLWDHFAKCDQWMIYPDVESTLIRVRENGSRIAIASNFDARLRMIIDGFDIHDWFDEILISSEIGWCKPNVEFYHESARRLKLSQPDAALMIGDTKPGDVDAAIDAGWNALHLVRQHETSLSDLLSDVSTGT, encoded by the coding sequence ATGCCACCGAAACATTTCGAGTGGGTTGTTTTTGACGCGACGGGGACACTGTTCTTCCCGTCGCCTGAGCCCGCTGGAGCCTACTTAAGCGTGGCCCAAACACATGGCCTTGAGTCACCCGACTCGCTTGATGCCATGCGTCGCAAGCTGGCGGCTGCGATGCGAAATCATTTCTCCGCTGACGCAGCCAAAGATCCAACGGATGAAACTCGCGAGCGAGCCCGATGGAAGCGAATCGTCGCCGATTGCTTTGCCGATCAGTCCACCATCTTTATCGATCGTGTCTTTGACGATCTGTGGGATCACTTTGCTAAGTGCGACCAATGGATGATCTATCCGGATGTCGAATCAACGCTGATCCGGGTTCGCGAAAACGGATCTCGAATCGCGATTGCATCCAACTTTGATGCCCGACTTCGCATGATCATTGACGGATTCGATATCCATGATTGGTTCGACGAAATCCTGATCAGCAGCGAAATCGGTTGGTGCAAACCCAACGTCGAGTTCTATCACGAATCAGCAAGACGACTCAAGCTTTCGCAACCCGATGCGGCGCTGATGATCGGCGACACCAAGCCCGGTGATGTGGATGCCGCCATCGACGCCGGTTGGAATGCATTGCATCTGGTGAGACAGCATGAGACTTCGCTGTCGGATTTACTTAGTGATGTTTCGACGGGCACCTGA
- a CDS encoding glycerate kinase type-2 family protein has protein sequence MTKHPTEDATAIWNAGLDAVRAKPLVTRAVSVDGDQLLINEHSFFRSDYDRVLVIGAGKAASAMAQGLQESLHDWLPISGWVNVPEGTQTSIPGIVTHPARPAGVNEPTQAGVEGTRKILDLAASAGPRDLVIALISGGGSALLPLPKPGITLADKLAVIRHLSSSGATINELNTVRKHLSDIKGGGLLRACERTNLVTLILSDVLGDPLDLIASGPTVADTSTPQDAIDVLARFDAERELPHRIYDVINHSDVVRAKPAINIVIGNNAVAVDEAGIKAESLGYNHVMQCASSSEGLADQIGRHLAAMTVAMLRADANKHRNDCLLQGGEPTVELCAAEQRGLGGRNQHLVLAAYEELLSIDLSIDEWNRLCLLSGGTDGEDGPTDAAGAYVDAKVHHNAVQLGLNPADYLARNNAYRFFEQAGGLLITGPTGTNVCDVRVALVT, from the coding sequence ATGACGAAACATCCCACCGAAGACGCCACCGCGATTTGGAACGCGGGTCTCGATGCGGTTCGTGCCAAGCCTTTGGTCACGCGAGCGGTATCGGTCGACGGCGATCAACTATTAATCAACGAGCATTCTTTTTTCCGAAGCGACTACGACCGTGTGTTGGTGATTGGTGCCGGTAAAGCTGCGTCGGCGATGGCGCAAGGCCTGCAAGAATCCCTGCACGATTGGTTGCCGATTTCCGGATGGGTCAATGTGCCCGAGGGAACTCAAACCAGCATCCCCGGCATCGTCACTCATCCCGCGCGCCCAGCGGGCGTGAATGAACCGACTCAGGCGGGCGTCGAAGGTACTCGCAAGATCCTAGACTTGGCCGCAAGCGCTGGCCCACGCGACTTGGTGATCGCGCTGATTTCAGGCGGTGGAAGCGCCCTGTTGCCGCTGCCCAAACCAGGGATCACGTTGGCGGACAAACTCGCCGTGATTCGCCACCTGAGTTCAAGCGGAGCGACAATCAACGAGCTGAACACCGTTCGCAAACATCTTAGCGACATTAAGGGCGGAGGACTGTTGCGTGCTTGCGAGCGTACTAATCTGGTGACGTTGATCTTGTCGGACGTGTTGGGTGATCCGCTGGACCTGATCGCATCCGGACCCACTGTCGCGGACACGTCAACGCCGCAAGACGCGATTGATGTGCTGGCTCGATTTGACGCTGAACGCGAACTGCCCCACCGAATCTACGACGTGATTAACCATTCCGACGTCGTCCGAGCTAAGCCCGCGATCAACATCGTGATCGGCAACAATGCCGTCGCAGTCGACGAAGCCGGTATCAAGGCGGAAAGCTTGGGTTACAACCATGTGATGCAGTGCGCCAGTTCAAGTGAAGGCTTGGCGGACCAGATCGGTCGCCACTTAGCGGCGATGACGGTGGCGATGCTGCGAGCGGATGCGAACAAGCATCGCAATGATTGCTTGCTTCAAGGTGGCGAACCAACGGTGGAGCTTTGCGCCGCGGAACAGCGAGGCCTTGGTGGGCGAAACCAACATCTCGTGTTGGCGGCCTATGAAGAACTATTGTCAATCGACTTGTCAATTGACGAATGGAATCGTCTTTGCCTGTTGTCCGGTGGAACCGATGGCGAAGATGGACCAACGGATGCGGCCGGGGCTTATGTAGATGCCAAGGTGCATCACAACGCGGTGCAACTGGGACTCAATCCCGCAGACTACTTGGCTCGCAACAATGCGTATCGCTTCTTTGAACAAGCCGGCGGGTTGTTAATCACTGGCCCCACGGGCACGAACGTGTGTGACGTTCGAGTAGCATTGGTGACCTAA